In Xiphophorus maculatus strain JP 163 A chromosome 2, X_maculatus-5.0-male, whole genome shotgun sequence, one genomic interval encodes:
- the ttc23 gene encoding tetratricopeptide repeat protein 23, translating to MEDDQAEIKERNHSSTASLESGESTNSGRFSDRPTEVKYDKDEFLMMSPEEKLKHFRCRAQANKDNQKFDACIQDLVRCVALTRLVCGEKQLELAQAHARLAKAYFQFKGWGLQALEHLAVAKELLLFRSSVSAYSEDEKLEVLACRLSVHLTKGGASLLTDNLEEAVSSFQEADKVLMELYQHGDMNLEEKIKTQLEITSGLCRVYARQNRPEEALSQCEKSLDLLKNCNKYERMCVYKDMATIEQDRDHLDKAINYLSKAHTIAMSHSPEDLEGAQISHSLAMILSTAPDQHHNETAGHYFEQSLRAYRNSVGPLDPAFLAAQDDFCRYLLINGQEEKCLEIQRASLESKISTFGDLSSEVAETLQLIGGVEMTEGWVNQAHRTMTKCLDVHKLLYGPQHKKSKAVQKAVNMLARAPEVVKRQQQRRRQTKLDTFPVIPSSGENANSTFDA from the exons ATGGAAGACGatcaagcagaaataaaagaacGGAATCATTCCTCGACTGC GTCCCTTGAGAGTGGTGAAAGTACCAACAGTGGTCGATTCTCCGACAGACCTACAGAAGTAAAATATGACAAGGATGAGTTTTTGATGATGTCTCcagaagaaaaactcaaacactTCAGATGTCGAGCTCAGGCGAACAAGGACAACCAGAAG TTTGATGCATGCATCCAGGACTTGGTGCGATGTGTGGCTCTGACACGACTTGTGTGTGGGGAGAAACAGTTAGAACTCGCACAGGCTCATGCCAGGCTGGCTAAAGCATACTTTCAATTCAAAG GTTGGGGACTCCAAGCCCTGGAGCATTTGGCAGTTGCCAAAGAGTTGCTTCTTTTTCGCTCCTCCGTCTCGGCCTACAGTGAAGATGAAAAGCTTGAGGTTCTCGCATGCCGTCTAAGTGTGCACCTCACAAAGGGAGGGGCTTCGCTTCTTACAGACAA TTTGGAGGAGGCGGTCTCATCTTTCCAGGAGGCAGATAAAGTTCTGATGGAGCTTTATCAACATGGTGATATGAACCTGGAAGAGAAGATAAAGACTCAGCTGGAAATCACCAGTGGTCTATGCAG GGTTTATGCCAGGCAAAATCGACCAGAGGAGGCATTAAGCCAGTGTGAGAAGTCTTTGGACCTACTGAAGAATTGCAATAAGTATGAGAGGATGTGTGTTTATAAAGACATGGCTACCATTGAACAGGATAGAGATCACTTGGACAAAGCTATAAACTATCTCTCCAAG GCTCATACCATAGCTATGAGTCACAGTCCAGAGGATCTAGAGGGAGCTCAGATCTCCCACAGCCTGGCCATGATCCTTTCTACTGCACCAGACCAACATCACAATG AAACTGCGGGTCACTATTTTGAGCAAAGTCTACGTGCTTACAGGAACTCTGTAGGTCCACTTGATCCAGCTTTTCTTGCTGCCCAGGATGACTTCTGTCGATATCTCTTGATTAATGGACAAGAGGAG AAATGTTTGGAGATCCAGAGAGCCTCCCTTGAGTCTAAAATATCTACATTTGGCGACCTGAGCTCTGAGGTAGCAGAGACTCTTCAGCTGATTGGAGGTGTGGAAATGACTGAGGGCTGGGTGAACCAAGCCCACAGGACCATGACAAAG TGCTTGGATGTACACAAGTTGCTGTATGGTCCTCAGCACAAGAAATCAAAAGCAGTCCAAAAAGCTGTGAACATGTTGGCAAG GGCACCTGAAGTGGTAAAGAGACAACagcaaagaagaagacagaCAAAATTAGACACATTTCCAGTTATACCATCCAGTGGTGAAAATGCTAACTCTACATTTGATGCTTGA
- the LOC102220791 gene encoding pyroglutamyl-peptidase 1 isoform X1, which translates to MSEREIVVVTGFGPFRQFLVNPSWTTAQGLKLAGMGQRIDVYIKELPVSYSSTQRIIAELWQTLKPKFAVHLGIARGSSLVILEQTGKNSGYSTRDVCNCCPTDHRCIVGGPEKLDSVVNMRAISKHFKQAGMDVVHSRDAGRYLCDFAYYCSLYHGERRAAFIHIPSSGSLSSAERLVPLLQETIVMMLDQLEEAKYHSETIAGSISKLTYDVQTHAEESSNEKKSNTFGCADTPQ; encoded by the exons ATGAGCGAAAGAGAAATTGTTGTTGTTACAG GGTTTGGACCGTTCAGACAGTTCTTGGTGAACCCCAGCTGGACAACAGCCCAG GGATTAAAGTTGGCCGGGATGGGACAGCGCATCGATGTTTACATCAAGGAACTGCCAGTTAGCTACAGTTCAACCCAGAGGATTATTGCTGAGCTTTGGCAGACCCTTAAACCAAag TTTGCTGTTCACCTGGGCATAGCCAGAGGTTCCAGTCTTGTCATTTTGGAGCAAACTGGTAAGAACAGCGGATATAGCACCCGAGACGTTTGCAACTGCTGCCCCACAGATCACCGCTGCATCGTAGGCGGCCCAGAGAAACTGGACTCCGTTGTTAATATGAGGGCCATCTCCAAGCACTTTAAGCAAGCAGGAATGGATGTGGTTCATTCTAGAGATGCTGGCAG ATACTTGTGTGATTTTGCTTATTACTGCTCACTGTATCATGGTGAGAGGAGAGCAGCTTTCATCCATATACCCTCATCTGGCAGTTTATCCTCGGCTGAGAGACTGGTACCTCTTCTTCAGGAAACAATTGTCATGATGCTTGATCAGCTGGAAGAAGCCAAATATCACTCAGAAAC aaTTGCAGGAAGCATCTCAAAGTTGACATATGATGTCCAAACCCACGCAGAGGAGAGTTCTAATGAAAAGAAATCTAATACTTTCGGCTGTGCTGACACACCACAGTAA
- the LOC102220791 gene encoding pyroglutamyl-peptidase 1 isoform X4, which translates to MGQRIDVYIKELPVSYSSTQRIIAELWQTLKPKFAVHLGIARGSSLVILEQTGKNSGYSTRDVCNCCPTDHRCIVGGPEKLDSVVNMRAISKHFKQAGMDVVHSRDAGRYLCDFAYYCSLYHGERRAAFIHIPSSGSLSSAERLVPLLQETIVMMLDQLEEAKYHSETIAGSISKLTYDVQTHAEESSNEKKSNTFGCADTPQ; encoded by the exons ATGGGACAGCGCATCGATGTTTACATCAAGGAACTGCCAGTTAGCTACAGTTCAACCCAGAGGATTATTGCTGAGCTTTGGCAGACCCTTAAACCAAag TTTGCTGTTCACCTGGGCATAGCCAGAGGTTCCAGTCTTGTCATTTTGGAGCAAACTGGTAAGAACAGCGGATATAGCACCCGAGACGTTTGCAACTGCTGCCCCACAGATCACCGCTGCATCGTAGGCGGCCCAGAGAAACTGGACTCCGTTGTTAATATGAGGGCCATCTCCAAGCACTTTAAGCAAGCAGGAATGGATGTGGTTCATTCTAGAGATGCTGGCAG ATACTTGTGTGATTTTGCTTATTACTGCTCACTGTATCATGGTGAGAGGAGAGCAGCTTTCATCCATATACCCTCATCTGGCAGTTTATCCTCGGCTGAGAGACTGGTACCTCTTCTTCAGGAAACAATTGTCATGATGCTTGATCAGCTGGAAGAAGCCAAATATCACTCAGAAAC aaTTGCAGGAAGCATCTCAAAGTTGACATATGATGTCCAAACCCACGCAGAGGAGAGTTCTAATGAAAAGAAATCTAATACTTTCGGCTGTGCTGACACACCACAGTAA
- the LOC102220791 gene encoding pyroglutamyl-peptidase 1 isoform X3 yields the protein MSEREIVVVTGFGPFRQFLVNPSWTTAQGLKLAGMGQRIDVYIKELPVSYSSTQRIIAELWQTLKPKFAVHLGIARGSSLVILEQTGKNSGYSTRDVCNCCPTDHRCIVGGPEKLDSVVNMRAISKHFKQAGMDVVHSRDAGRYLCDFAYYCSLYHGERRAAFIHIPSSGSLSSAERLVPLLQETIVMMLDQLEEAKYHSETSLFRLFLDMRIPNRQTI from the exons ATGAGCGAAAGAGAAATTGTTGTTGTTACAG GGTTTGGACCGTTCAGACAGTTCTTGGTGAACCCCAGCTGGACAACAGCCCAG GGATTAAAGTTGGCCGGGATGGGACAGCGCATCGATGTTTACATCAAGGAACTGCCAGTTAGCTACAGTTCAACCCAGAGGATTATTGCTGAGCTTTGGCAGACCCTTAAACCAAag TTTGCTGTTCACCTGGGCATAGCCAGAGGTTCCAGTCTTGTCATTTTGGAGCAAACTGGTAAGAACAGCGGATATAGCACCCGAGACGTTTGCAACTGCTGCCCCACAGATCACCGCTGCATCGTAGGCGGCCCAGAGAAACTGGACTCCGTTGTTAATATGAGGGCCATCTCCAAGCACTTTAAGCAAGCAGGAATGGATGTGGTTCATTCTAGAGATGCTGGCAG ATACTTGTGTGATTTTGCTTATTACTGCTCACTGTATCATGGTGAGAGGAGAGCAGCTTTCATCCATATACCCTCATCTGGCAGTTTATCCTCGGCTGAGAGACTGGTACCTCTTCTTCAGGAAACAATTGTCATGATGCTTGATCAGCTGGAAGAAGCCAAATATCACTCAGAAAC
- the LOC102220528 gene encoding synemin encodes MLPFKRTFDSEKQQLQKLNSRLAQYLSRTKQLEQENALLIAEINKLKRGSGTAEWEQRYKADMKDLRRMVGQISFEKSQAEMEREKLWRELQTVRSLCSEQTEACRDISGELKGCEQELQQAHKINSDLQQRLLQLESEYKRLEDAHRHETANLRHQVESRVVPIITQTYHGPPVVSVEEVQEYARGLSEGWIETFDMYQQKVEEMEQSIKADQVRLCDLQKEKMLYASELGKLRTEAEKQGQVQMRLEEELMHMQDKFRVDLSEHQIIIEQLEHERNILAEAMEEKMREHQHLLQVKMDMGMEVAAYRTLLESERVGMQGAHRRMTQHQRERIIDIKVPAQHYSPRTSTLTSRRHIDMRYASPTNLRRPPVTSSGSISPSRVIPISVAGRARHQSPASRRDMISFNKARAATSVPTTSTETGQDKNKISKPAQKTVAEEKTMRFKQVPYESKASFSPETKSVRVVSPPAKSIAQTVTESKRQVSNEKEKGYDPDEFKDKEKAETIIEKKILDSVSVEEIIEKVIKPAGLEAKACSSGDSKVRYHVEKSEQEDGTTKTQIVLESKFKEEIDVSEDSALEEFLSHGVKKVSMEDIEDTATGNMIKNLISSLQGGENMENKSVNVEIIEEPIESFSDEELEIEINRKPSSYEPSRYFQIEEMENITHDSEEEKSEDNATIASKRGTNQPSGGSVHIQEFSRENTSPNFSREQEFHEYFVSTPDENLSEPEDGGGIMSYGHYGIVDDLSDERYYQDESLPQRKVIVEESEEYQYKSSNHSIPKESFPECIIEEEVRVSPIVQESMLEFLREDSLEPKEQLKGALETLQSSVSGPLREELVFLTKMSSESPQNVAIKKVEQSSDNGTMTIVAELNVSQTLEDSGLLEEGDDISEEQIMKALRSSNLDLEKAFQGGASSGYSIRVSKEEGVSYAEGLEGFGSLEESASKIIEKHIKLEPSEKSFTFQMEEQGDHGEESSEQSQLLKNPEKISTEKRVAIVYLERPLED; translated from the exons ATGCTTCCTTTCAAGAGAACTTTTGACAGCGAAAAACAGCAACTGCAAAAGCTGAACAGCAGACTTGCTCAGTATCTATCCAGGACCAAGCAGCTAGAGCAAGAAAACGCGCTTCTTATAGCTGAAATTAACAAACTGAAGCGCGGCAGCGGGACGGCGGAATGGGAGCAGAGGTACAAAGCAGATATGAAGGATCTGAGGAGAATGGTGGGGCAGATCTCCTTCGAGAAGTCCCAGGCGGAGATGGAGAGGGAGAAGCTATGGCGAGAGTTGCAGACGGTCCGGTCTCTGTGCAGCGAGCAGACCGAGGCGTGCAGGGACATCAGCGGCGAGCTGAAGGGCTGCgagcaggagctgcagcaggcgCACAAAATTAACAGCGACCTGCAGCAGCGGCTCCTTCAACTGGAGAGCGAGTACAAGCGCTTAGAGGACGCGCACAGGCATGAGACGGCCAACCTCCGGCATCAGGTGGAGTCTCGGGTAGTGCCTATCATCACTCAAACTTATCATGGGCCCCCGGTGGTTTCCGTGGAGGAGGTGCAGGAGTACGCCCGCGGGCTGTCCGAGGGATGGATAGAGACGTTTGATATGTACCAACAGAAAGTGGAGGAGATGGAGCAGTCGATCAAAGCGGACCAGGTGAGGCTGTGCGACCTACAGAAGGAGAAGATGCTGTACGCATCCGAGCTGGGCAAACTGCGCACGGAGGCGGAAAAACAGGGCCAGGTTCAAATGCGTCTGGAAGAGGAGCTCATGCACATGCAGGACAAATTCCGAGTGGATTTAAGTGAACACCAG atAATTATTGAGCAGTTGGAACATGAGAGAAACATTCTGGCTGAGGCTATGGAAGAGAAAATGAGGGAACATCAGCACCTTCTCCAAGTGAAAATGGATATGGgcatggaggtggcagcataCAG GACTCTCCTGGAAAGTGAAAGAGTTGGTATGCAAGGTGCTCACAGGAGGATGACCCAACATCAAAGAGAGAGAATAATAG ATATCAAGGTGCCTGCCCAACATTACTCTCCAAGAACTTCAACCTTAACCTCAAGAAGACATATAGATATGCGGTATGCATCACCAACAAACCTGAGAAGACCACCTGTGACCTCTTCTGGGTCCATAAGTCCCTCCAGGGTCATTCCCATTTCAGTTGCAGGAAGGGCTCGGCATCAGAGTCCAGCATCCAGAAGGGATATGATCTCGTTCAACAAAGCTCGGGCTGCCACTTCTGTGCCTACTACCAGTACCGAAACTGGccaggataaaaacaaaataagtaagCCTGCACAGAAAACGGTAGCAGAGGAGAAAACCATGAGATTCAAACAGGTCCCTTATGAAAGCAAAGCCAGTTTTTCACCAGAGACAAAGTCCGTAAGAGTGGTGTCACCCCCAGCAAAAAGTATTGCTCAAACTGTCACAGAAAGCAAAAGGCAGGTGTCCAATGAGAAAGAGAAAGGTTATGATCCAGATGAGTTCAAAGACAAAGAGAAGGCAGAAACTATAATTGAAAAAAAGATACTGGACTCTGTATCTGTAGAAGAGATTATTGAGAAAGTGATCAAACCTGCAGGTTTAGAAGCCAAGGCATGTTCATCAGGAGACTCTAAGGTCAGGTATCACGTGGAGAAAAGTGAGCAGGAAGACGGCACCACTAAGACACAGATTGTGCTGGAGTCCAAATTCAAAGAAGAGATAGATGTTTCCGAGGACTCTGCCCTGGAGGAATTCCTGAGCCACGGTGTGAAGAAGGTATCAATGGAGGACATAGAAGATACAGCAACAGGAAACATGATTAAGAACCTTATAAGTAGTCTTCAAGggggagaaaacatggaaaataagTCAGTCAATGTGGAAATTATTGAGGAACCCATTGAGTCTTTCAGTGATGAGGAGcttgaaattgaaataaatagaaaaccaagTTCTTATGAGCCCTCAAGATATTTCCAAATTGAGGAGATGGAAAACATAACTCACgactctgaagaagaaaagagtgAGGATAATGCCACAATAGCCTCCAAAAGAGGCACAAACCAGCCCAGTGGTGGATCTGTGCATATTCAGGAGTTCTCTAGAGAAAACACATCTCCTAATTTCTCCCGTGAGCAGGAGTTTCATGAGTACTTTGTTTCCACACCAGATGAAAACCTTTCTGAACCTGAAGATGGTGGAGGAATAATGTCATATGGCCATTATGGCATTGTAGATGATCTGTCTGATGAGAGGTATTACCAAGACGAAAGTCTTCCCCAGAGAAAAGTGATAGTGGAGGAAAGTGAGGAATACCAGTACAAGTCAAGCAATCACTCGATCCCCAAGGAAAGTTTTCCAGAGTGCATAATTGAAGAAGAAGTTCGGGTATCGCCTATAGTGCAAGAATCCATGCTTGAGTTCCTGAGAGAGGATTCTTTGGAACCCAAAGAGCAGCTGAAGGGAGCCTTGGAGACACTACAGAGCTCAGTCTCTGGTCCCTTGAGGGAAGAGTTGGTTTTCCTCACAAAAATGAGCAGCGAAAGTCCACAAAACGTGGCAATCAAAAAAGTTGAGCAGTCAAGTGATAATGGAACCATGACTATAGTTGCAGAGCTAAATGTCTCACAAACCCTTGAAGACTCTGGGCTGTTAGAGGAAGGAGATGATATTTCCGAAGAGCAGATAATGAAAGCTCTCAGATCTTCCAACCTGGATCTTGAAAAGGCCTTCCAAGGAGGAGCCAGTTCAGGGTACAGCATCAGAGTGTCCAAAGAAGAGGGGGTTTCATATGCTGAGGGATTGGAAGGCTTTGGCAGTCTAGAGGAATCTGCATCTAAAATAATTgagaaacacataaaactgGAACCATCCGAAAAGTCCTTCACCTTCCAGATGGAGGAGCAGGGTGACCATGGTGAGGAGAGCTCAGAGCAGTCCCAACTCTTAAAAAACCCAGAGAAGATTTCTACTGAAAAAAGAGTTGCAATAGTTTACCTTGAAAGGCCCTTAGAAGACTaa
- the LOC102220791 gene encoding pyroglutamyl-peptidase 1 isoform X5, whose amino-acid sequence MSEREIVVVTGFGPFRQFLVNPSWTTAQGLKLAGMGQRIDVYIKELPVSYSSTQRIIAELWQTLKPKFAVHLGIARGSSLVILEQTGKNSGYSTRDVCNCCPTDHRCIVGGPEKLDSVVNMRAISKHFKQAGMDVVHSRDAGRYLCDFAYYCSLYHGERRAAFIHIPSSGSLSSAERLVPLLQETIVMMLDQLEEAKYHSET is encoded by the exons ATGAGCGAAAGAGAAATTGTTGTTGTTACAG GGTTTGGACCGTTCAGACAGTTCTTGGTGAACCCCAGCTGGACAACAGCCCAG GGATTAAAGTTGGCCGGGATGGGACAGCGCATCGATGTTTACATCAAGGAACTGCCAGTTAGCTACAGTTCAACCCAGAGGATTATTGCTGAGCTTTGGCAGACCCTTAAACCAAag TTTGCTGTTCACCTGGGCATAGCCAGAGGTTCCAGTCTTGTCATTTTGGAGCAAACTGGTAAGAACAGCGGATATAGCACCCGAGACGTTTGCAACTGCTGCCCCACAGATCACCGCTGCATCGTAGGCGGCCCAGAGAAACTGGACTCCGTTGTTAATATGAGGGCCATCTCCAAGCACTTTAAGCAAGCAGGAATGGATGTGGTTCATTCTAGAGATGCTGGCAG ATACTTGTGTGATTTTGCTTATTACTGCTCACTGTATCATGGTGAGAGGAGAGCAGCTTTCATCCATATACCCTCATCTGGCAGTTTATCCTCGGCTGAGAGACTGGTACCTCTTCTTCAGGAAACAATTGTCATGATGCTTGATCAGCTGGAAGAAGCCAAATATCACTCAGAAACGTAG
- the LOC102220791 gene encoding pyroglutamyl-peptidase 1 isoform X2, translating into MSEREIVVVTGFGPFRQFLVNPSWTTAQGLKLAGMGQRIDVYIKELPVSYSSTQRIIAELWQTLKPKFAVHLGIARGSSLVILEQTGKNSGYSTRDVCNCCPTDHRCIVGGPEKLDSVVNMRAISKHFKQAGMDVVHSRDAGRYLCDFAYYCSLYHGERRAAFIHIPSSGSLSSAERLVPLLQETIVMMLDQLEEAKYHSETPSWRSESVLQLGASCSPPREI; encoded by the exons ATGAGCGAAAGAGAAATTGTTGTTGTTACAG GGTTTGGACCGTTCAGACAGTTCTTGGTGAACCCCAGCTGGACAACAGCCCAG GGATTAAAGTTGGCCGGGATGGGACAGCGCATCGATGTTTACATCAAGGAACTGCCAGTTAGCTACAGTTCAACCCAGAGGATTATTGCTGAGCTTTGGCAGACCCTTAAACCAAag TTTGCTGTTCACCTGGGCATAGCCAGAGGTTCCAGTCTTGTCATTTTGGAGCAAACTGGTAAGAACAGCGGATATAGCACCCGAGACGTTTGCAACTGCTGCCCCACAGATCACCGCTGCATCGTAGGCGGCCCAGAGAAACTGGACTCCGTTGTTAATATGAGGGCCATCTCCAAGCACTTTAAGCAAGCAGGAATGGATGTGGTTCATTCTAGAGATGCTGGCAG ATACTTGTGTGATTTTGCTTATTACTGCTCACTGTATCATGGTGAGAGGAGAGCAGCTTTCATCCATATACCCTCATCTGGCAGTTTATCCTCGGCTGAGAGACTGGTACCTCTTCTTCAGGAAACAATTGTCATGATGCTTGATCAGCTGGAAGAAGCCAAATATCACTCAGAAAC GCCTTCTTGGCGTTCAGAATCAGTCCTGCAGCTAGGTGCCAGCTGTTCTCCTCCCAGAGAAATTTGA